A window from Pseudomonas sp. MRSN 12121 encodes these proteins:
- the mrcB gene encoding penicillin-binding protein 1B — protein sequence MTRTRSPRSAKKRPSGGPRPWLGWALKLGLVGLVVLAGFAVYLDAVVQEKFSGKRWTIPAKVYARPLELFVGQKLSKNDFLTELDALGYRRESVVNGPGAASVNGNTVDLNTRGFQFYEGMEQAQPVRVRFSGDYVAELSGSQGSKLAVVRLEPLLIGGLYPKNLEDRILIKIDQVPPYLLETLVAVEDRDFYSHFGVSPKSIARAVWVNTSSGAMRQGGSTLTQQLVKNFYLTNERSLSRKLTEAMMALLLELHYDKREILEAYLNEVFIGQDGQRAVHGFGLASQFFFSQPLAELKLHQVALLVGMVKGPSYYNPRRYPERALERRNLVLDLLAQQGVATPEQVEAAKKMPLGVTKRGSLADSSFPGFLDLVKRQLREDYRDEDLTEEGLRIFTSFDPILQMKAEASVGDTFKRLAGRKGADEVEAAMVVTNPETGEVQAMIGSRQPGFAGFNRALDAVRPIGSLIKPAVYLTALEKPSQYTLTSWLSDEAFSVKGGDGQVWKPQNYDRRSHGTVFLYQGLAHSYNLSTARLGLEVGVPNVLKTLGRLGVTREFPAFPSMLLGAGGLSPIEVATMYQTLANGGFNTPMRGIRSVLTAEGEPLKRYPFQIQQRFDPGSIYLIQSAMQRVMREGTGSSVYNVLPRSLALAGKTGTSNDSRDSWFAGFSQDLLAVVWLGRDDNGKTPFTGATGALQVWTSFMRKADPLPLDMPQPDNVVQAWVDSRTGQGSDANCPGAVQMPYIRGSEPPPGPACGGESPAPGESVMDWVKGWMN from the coding sequence ATGACTCGTACTCGATCCCCCCGTTCTGCAAAAAAACGTCCGTCTGGTGGCCCGCGCCCCTGGCTGGGCTGGGCCTTGAAACTTGGTCTGGTCGGGCTGGTCGTGCTCGCCGGCTTCGCGGTTTACCTCGATGCCGTGGTCCAGGAGAAGTTCTCCGGCAAGCGCTGGACCATCCCGGCCAAAGTCTATGCCCGCCCGCTGGAGCTGTTCGTCGGACAAAAGCTCAGCAAGAACGACTTTCTTACCGAGCTCGACGCCCTGGGCTATCGCCGCGAAAGCGTGGTCAATGGCCCCGGTGCCGCCTCGGTCAATGGCAATACCGTGGATCTCAATACCCGCGGTTTCCAGTTCTATGAGGGCATGGAGCAGGCGCAGCCGGTGCGCGTGCGTTTTTCCGGTGACTATGTGGCCGAGCTGTCAGGCAGCCAGGGTTCGAAACTGGCGGTAGTGCGCCTGGAGCCGCTGCTGATCGGCGGCCTGTATCCCAAGAACCTCGAGGACCGGATCCTGATCAAGATCGATCAGGTCCCTCCTTATCTGCTGGAAACCCTGGTGGCGGTCGAGGACCGGGACTTCTACAGCCACTTCGGCGTGTCGCCCAAGTCGATTGCCCGGGCGGTGTGGGTCAATACCTCATCGGGCGCCATGCGCCAGGGCGGTAGTACCTTGACCCAGCAGTTGGTCAAGAACTTCTACCTCACCAATGAACGCAGCCTGAGCCGCAAACTCACCGAAGCGATGATGGCCCTGTTGCTTGAGCTGCATTACGACAAGCGCGAAATCCTCGAGGCGTACCTCAACGAGGTCTTCATCGGCCAGGACGGCCAGCGTGCGGTGCACGGTTTCGGCCTGGCCAGCCAGTTCTTCTTCAGCCAGCCGCTGGCCGAGCTCAAGCTGCACCAGGTCGCTTTGCTGGTCGGCATGGTCAAGGGGCCTTCCTATTACAACCCGCGTCGTTATCCGGAGCGCGCGCTCGAGCGGCGCAACCTGGTGCTCGACCTGCTGGCGCAGCAGGGCGTGGCGACACCGGAACAGGTCGAGGCGGCGAAGAAAATGCCGCTGGGCGTGACCAAGCGCGGCAGCCTGGCGGACAGTTCGTTCCCCGGCTTCCTCGACCTGGTGAAGCGCCAGTTGCGTGAGGATTACCGCGACGAAGACTTGACCGAGGAAGGCCTGCGGATCTTCACCAGTTTCGACCCGATCCTGCAGATGAAGGCCGAGGCGTCGGTCGGCGATACCTTCAAGCGTCTGGCCGGCCGCAAGGGCGCGGACGAAGTCGAGGCCGCGATGGTGGTGACCAACCCGGAAACGGGTGAAGTCCAGGCCATGATCGGCAGCCGCCAGCCCGGCTTTGCCGGCTTCAACCGGGCCCTGGATGCCGTGCGGCCGATCGGCTCCCTGATCAAGCCAGCGGTTTACCTGACGGCGCTGGAGAAACCCAGTCAATACACCCTGACCAGCTGGCTGTCCGACGAGGCCTTTTCGGTGAAGGGCGGCGATGGCCAGGTATGGAAGCCGCAGAACTATGACCGCCGTTCCCATGGCACGGTCTTCCTTTATCAGGGGCTGGCGCACTCCTATAACCTGTCGACCGCACGCCTGGGCCTGGAAGTCGGTGTGCCGAACGTACTGAAAACCCTGGGACGCCTTGGCGTTACTCGCGAGTTCCCGGCCTTCCCTTCGATGTTGCTGGGAGCGGGGGGCTTGAGCCCGATCGAAGTCGCCACCATGTACCAGACCCTGGCCAACGGCGGTTTCAATACGCCGATGCGCGGGATCCGCAGTGTGCTGACCGCCGAAGGCGAACCGCTCAAGCGTTACCCGTTCCAGATCCAGCAGCGCTTCGATCCCGGTTCGATCTACCTGATCCAGAGCGCGATGCAGCGGGTGATGCGCGAAGGTACCGGTAGTTCGGTCTATAACGTGTTGCCGCGCTCCTTGGCGCTGGCGGGCAAGACCGGTACCAGTAACGATTCCCGCGACAGCTGGTTCGCCGGTTTCAGCCAGGATCTGCTGGCCGTGGTCTGGCTGGGGCGTGACGATAACGGCAAGACACCTTTCACCGGTGCCACCGGTGCGCTGCAGGTCTGGACCAGTTTCATGCGCAAGGCCGACCCGCTGCCGCTGGACATGCCACAACCGGATAACGTGGTACAGGCCTGGGTCGACTCGCGGACCGGGCAGGGCTCCGATGCCAACTGTCCGGGCGCCGTACAGATGCCGTATATTCGCGGCAGTGAGCCCCCTCCCGGTCCGGCATGCGGCGGCGAAAGCCCTGCGCCTGGCGAATCGGTGATGGATTGGGTCAAGGGCTGGATGAATTAA
- a CDS encoding bifunctional aminoglycoside phosphotransferase/ATP-binding protein codes for MSQSLIAALQNPALYPHPVDGFQVIETHISWVLLTGAYAYKLKKPVNFGFLDFTDLQARGHFCGEELRLNQRLTNDLYLEVLPITGSLEAPQLGGDGPVIEYALKMRQFPQSQLLSTLQAHGELTTTHIDEMARQIAQFHLNAPQVPADHEAGTPESVMAPVRQNFEQIRPFLSDKADLQQLEALQAWAESSFDRLKPLFAQRKAEGFIRECHGDIHLGNATLIDGKVVIFDCIEFNEPFRFTDVYADTGFLAMDLEDRGLKSLARRFISQYLEQTGDYQGLELLNFYKAYRALVRAKVALFSMQADATPVQRATTLRQYRNYANLAESYSTIPSRFLAITSGVSAVGKSHVAMRLVEALGAIRLRSDVERKRLFGEQQVPNDPNAGIYNAQANLTTYDRLHEIASIVLRAGFPVVIDATYLKRAQRDAAAKVAEATGTPCLIIDCNAPQAVIASWLAQRQADRNDPSDATLAVIEQQQANREALTAEEVLRSKRVETNESGSLDALVANIRQRLPGL; via the coding sequence GTGAGCCAATCCCTGATCGCTGCCCTGCAAAACCCGGCCCTCTACCCGCATCCCGTAGATGGATTCCAGGTCATCGAGACCCATATTTCCTGGGTCCTGCTCACTGGCGCCTATGCCTACAAGCTGAAGAAGCCAGTCAACTTCGGCTTTCTCGATTTCACCGACCTGCAAGCCCGCGGACATTTCTGCGGCGAAGAGCTGCGCCTCAACCAGCGCCTGACCAATGATTTGTATCTGGAAGTGTTGCCGATCACTGGTAGCCTCGAGGCTCCGCAGCTCGGCGGCGACGGCCCGGTCATCGAATATGCGCTGAAAATGCGTCAGTTCCCGCAAAGCCAACTGCTCAGCACCCTGCAAGCCCACGGTGAATTAACCACCACGCACATCGACGAGATGGCTCGGCAGATCGCCCAGTTCCATCTCAACGCCCCGCAAGTCCCGGCGGATCATGAAGCGGGCACACCGGAAAGCGTCATGGCGCCGGTACGGCAGAATTTCGAACAGATTCGCCCGTTCCTCAGCGACAAGGCCGACCTGCAACAACTCGAAGCCCTGCAAGCCTGGGCCGAAAGCAGCTTCGATCGCCTCAAGCCGCTGTTCGCCCAACGCAAGGCCGAGGGCTTCATCCGCGAGTGCCATGGCGATATCCACCTGGGTAACGCCACGCTCATCGACGGCAAGGTGGTGATTTTCGACTGCATCGAATTCAACGAGCCCTTCCGCTTCACCGACGTCTATGCCGATACCGGTTTCCTTGCCATGGACCTGGAAGACCGTGGCCTGAAAAGCCTGGCGCGCCGTTTCATCAGTCAGTACCTGGAGCAGACCGGCGACTACCAGGGCCTGGAATTGCTGAACTTCTATAAGGCCTATCGCGCCCTGGTCCGCGCCAAAGTCGCGCTGTTCAGCATGCAGGCCGATGCCACGCCGGTGCAGCGCGCCACGACGCTGCGCCAGTATCGCAACTACGCCAATCTGGCCGAGAGCTACAGCACCATTCCCTCGCGTTTCCTGGCCATCACTTCAGGGGTGTCCGCCGTCGGCAAAAGCCACGTGGCCATGCGCCTGGTAGAAGCCCTGGGCGCCATTCGCCTGCGCTCCGATGTCGAGCGCAAACGCCTGTTCGGCGAACAACAGGTTCCGAACGATCCCAACGCCGGCATCTATAACGCCCAGGCCAATCTCACCACCTACGACCGCCTGCACGAAATTGCCAGCATTGTCCTGCGGGCCGGCTTTCCGGTGGTCATCGACGCCACTTATCTCAAGCGTGCCCAGCGCGATGCCGCGGCCAAGGTCGCCGAAGCGACCGGCACGCCGTGCCTGATCATCGACTGCAACGCGCCGCAGGCCGTTATTGCCAGCTGGCTGGCGCAACGCCAGGCCGACCGCAACGACCCGTCGGACGCGACCCTGGCCGTGATCGAACAACAGCAAGCCAATCGCGAAGCGCTGACCGCTGAAGAAGTCCTGCGCAGCAAGCGCGTGGAGACCAATGAAAGCGGGAGCCTCGACGCCTTGGTCGCGAACATCCGGCAGCGCCTCCCCGGCCTTTGA
- a CDS encoding pentapeptide repeat-containing protein — MSQPKLLDTPLYALLHKDDIDGFNRERPKDQVVDMRGGDFRGLDLRELNADGIDFTDAYFRSADLRGLDLRQSSMEGASLAHAQISGAYFPPELTADEILMSVNFGTRLRYRTR; from the coding sequence ATGAGTCAGCCCAAACTTCTCGACACCCCTCTCTACGCCTTACTGCACAAAGACGACATCGACGGTTTCAACCGGGAGCGCCCGAAGGACCAGGTCGTCGACATGCGCGGCGGCGATTTTCGTGGCCTCGACCTGCGCGAACTGAACGCCGACGGGATCGACTTCACCGACGCCTACTTCCGCTCCGCGGACCTGCGTGGCCTCGATCTGCGTCAATCTTCGATGGAAGGCGCCAGCCTGGCCCACGCGCAGATCTCCGGTGCTTACTTTCCACCCGAACTGACAGCCGATGAAATCCTCATGTCGGTCAATTTCGGCACCCGCCTGCGCTACCGCACCAGGTAA
- a CDS encoding TfoX/Sxy family protein, whose product MNDELQHLKNLGKTSAQWLHAVGIHSASDLRRLGAVDAYRAVRTRGFRASKVLLYAIEGALMDVHWNDIPAERKEALNRQLDAISSRHKN is encoded by the coding sequence ATGAATGATGAATTGCAACACCTGAAGAACCTCGGCAAGACGTCCGCACAGTGGCTGCATGCAGTGGGCATCCATAGCGCTTCGGACTTGCGCCGCCTGGGGGCCGTAGATGCCTATCGGGCCGTGCGTACCCGTGGGTTCAGGGCCTCGAAGGTACTGCTGTACGCCATTGAAGGCGCCTTGATGGATGTGCACTGGAACGACATCCCGGCAGAACGCAAGGAAGCGCTCAACAGACAGTTGGATGCTATCTCTTCGCGCCACAAGAACTGA
- a CDS encoding Crp/Fnr family transcriptional regulator has translation MYLLGEQPAYADALINRLQRIPPRLLEGLAPSGEVLAVAPSRDLSSTLADSQLFLLESGQVQASVDERPLFYLHAGDLLGLRRGSELPRWQLSSEQPLSLIPYQRSAVFQHMYADEQRSELFLQYLIGQTALLSDAIARLKQPELHNSHGFQRVDTGTVLIRQGDEADHVFVIIEGHAQAFVDGHKVGDVPKDEIFGAMAIFTGEKRNASVIASEPCTLMLIPKSQFLSLTQSNPRITQSLIESMARRIDLLNKEVSRLHTLNSSL, from the coding sequence ATGTACTTGTTGGGGGAACAACCGGCTTATGCCGATGCCTTGATCAATCGACTGCAACGTATCCCGCCCCGCCTGCTGGAAGGCCTGGCCCCATCCGGGGAGGTATTGGCAGTAGCGCCTTCCAGGGACCTCTCAAGCACCCTTGCCGACAGCCAGCTGTTTCTGCTCGAAAGCGGCCAGGTGCAGGCCAGTGTCGACGAGCGCCCGCTGTTTTACTTGCACGCCGGCGACCTGCTTGGGCTACGCCGAGGATCCGAACTGCCTCGCTGGCAACTCAGCAGCGAGCAGCCCCTGAGCCTGATTCCCTATCAGCGTTCGGCGGTCTTCCAGCACATGTATGCCGACGAACAACGTTCGGAACTGTTTCTGCAGTACCTGATCGGGCAAACCGCCCTGCTCTCGGATGCCATCGCCCGCCTGAAACAGCCCGAGCTGCACAACAGCCATGGTTTTCAACGCGTCGACACAGGCACGGTGCTGATTCGCCAGGGCGACGAGGCCGATCATGTGTTCGTCATTATCGAGGGGCACGCCCAGGCGTTTGTCGACGGGCACAAGGTCGGAGATGTGCCCAAGGATGAGATCTTTGGCGCAATGGCCATCTTCACCGGGGAAAAACGCAACGCCAGCGTCATTGCCAGCGAACCCTGCACCCTGATGCTGATTCCCAAAAGCCAGTTTCTCAGCCTGACCCAGAGCAATCCACGTATCACTCAAAGCCTGATCGAAAGCATGGCCCGGCGAATCGACCTGCTGAACAAGGAAGTCAGCCGCCTGCATACCCTCAACAGCAGTCTTTGA
- a CDS encoding ChaN family lipoprotein has product MRRWLILSLVLLGACRGGAVMPGPPVPLANDSIQDLRTGQVLTPEELAVRLSRAPRLIVGEQHDHPGHHAVQLWLLQAMATQRAQGSLLLEMLTPEQQPRVEALQGAPQALPNDLPRALAWAPGWDWALYGPLVRYALPQPFPLWAANLDPSEIRDIYRKAPVLRGKHSNAAPVREELLRQVRDSHCGLLPESQMSAMLAVQQQRDRRMAERLLAAPTPAVLFAGAFHARKDVGVPVHVRDLEPSHGVVVLMLAQKGVPVSPASADYVWYGATLPEKDYCAQMRP; this is encoded by the coding sequence ATGCGTAGGTGGTTGATCCTGAGCTTGGTGTTGCTGGGCGCCTGCCGGGGCGGGGCGGTGATGCCCGGCCCTCCGGTTCCGCTGGCCAATGATTCAATTCAGGACCTGCGCACCGGCCAGGTCCTGACGCCTGAGGAACTGGCCGTGCGCCTGTCCCGAGCGCCACGGTTGATCGTCGGCGAGCAGCATGACCACCCGGGGCATCACGCCGTGCAGTTGTGGTTGTTGCAGGCAATGGCGACCCAGCGGGCGCAAGGCAGTTTGTTACTGGAGATGTTGACGCCGGAGCAGCAGCCGCGGGTCGAGGCGTTGCAAGGTGCGCCGCAAGCGTTGCCGAATGATCTGCCCCGGGCGCTGGCCTGGGCGCCCGGCTGGGACTGGGCGCTCTACGGACCGCTAGTGCGGTATGCGCTGCCTCAGCCTTTTCCGCTATGGGCCGCGAACCTGGATCCTTCCGAGATTCGAGACATTTATCGCAAGGCGCCTGTCTTGAGGGGCAAGCACTCGAATGCGGCGCCGGTGCGCGAGGAATTATTGCGGCAGGTCCGCGATTCCCACTGTGGCCTGCTCCCGGAGAGCCAGATGTCGGCGATGCTGGCGGTTCAGCAGCAGCGTGACCGGCGCATGGCCGAACGCCTGTTGGCGGCTCCAACGCCGGCAGTTTTGTTCGCCGGGGCTTTTCATGCGCGCAAGGATGTCGGAGTACCCGTACATGTGCGGGACCTTGAACCTTCCCATGGAGTGGTGGTGCTGATGCTGGCGCAGAAAGGAGTGCCGGTATCGCCAGCAAGCGCGGACTACGTGTGGTACGGCGCAACGTTGCCGGAAAAGGATTATTGCGCCCAGATGCGTCCCTGA
- a CDS encoding heme ABC transporter ATP-binding protein: MLQAENLAVRRGKKIVLEDIDLELKPGEVLGVLGPNGAGKSTLLAALCGELKPDHGQVWLDDRELVKWEGGQKARRLAVLPQSSTLEFAFRVEEVVGLGRLPYQSGRVRDDEIVQQALQAADAGHLLGRSYVALSGGERQRVHLARVLAQLWPGAIGQSLLLDEPTSALDPLHQHVTLQAIRSFAERGVAVLVILHDLNLAARYCDRLLLLEGGRPHSLDSPTRVLRPEPLKAVFGLDVLVQEHPERGHPLIIAR; the protein is encoded by the coding sequence ATGCTGCAAGCGGAAAACCTGGCGGTGCGCCGTGGCAAAAAAATCGTATTGGAAGACATCGATCTTGAACTCAAGCCCGGCGAGGTGTTGGGAGTGCTGGGGCCCAATGGCGCAGGCAAAAGCACTTTGCTGGCGGCCTTGTGTGGGGAGCTCAAGCCGGATCATGGCCAGGTCTGGCTCGATGATCGCGAACTCGTCAAATGGGAGGGCGGGCAAAAGGCACGGCGGCTGGCGGTGCTGCCGCAAAGCTCGACACTTGAGTTCGCCTTCCGTGTCGAGGAAGTGGTGGGCCTTGGGCGTCTGCCTTACCAAAGCGGCCGGGTCCGGGACGACGAGATAGTCCAACAGGCCCTGCAGGCAGCGGATGCCGGGCATCTGCTTGGCCGCAGCTATGTAGCCTTGTCGGGAGGCGAGCGGCAGCGTGTGCACTTGGCGCGGGTGCTGGCCCAGCTATGGCCGGGTGCGATCGGCCAGAGCCTGCTGCTCGATGAGCCCACCTCGGCCCTCGACCCGTTGCACCAGCATGTCACTTTGCAGGCCATTCGTAGCTTTGCCGAACGCGGGGTGGCGGTCCTGGTGATCCTGCATGATCTGAATCTTGCCGCGCGTTATTGTGATCGCCTGTTGTTGCTCGAAGGGGGGCGGCCCCATTCACTGGACAGTCCGACACGGGTACTTCGGCCCGAGCCGCTCAAGGCCGTGTTCGGCCTGGACGTATTGGTGCAGGAACATCCCGAGCGCGGGCACCCCTTGATCATTGCCCGGTGA
- a CDS encoding iron ABC transporter permease, translated as MLAIWLSLALGPVSLPLLDTLRAALRLMGLPVDGQGLEQAELILGQIRLPRTLLGVAVGGVLALSGVAMQGLFRNPLADPGLVGVSSGAALGAAFAIVGGSLLGGVPAAIGPYLLSFCAFLGGLVVAALVYRLGRRNGQTHVATMLLAGIALTALASSAVGLFTYLADDATLRTLTFWNLGSLNGASYSRLWPLLLISVAVALWLPRRAQSLNALLLGESEAGHLGVDVERLKRELVFCTALGVGAAVAAAGLIGFVGLVVPHLVRLLAGPDHRTLLPASILAGASLLLLADLVARLALAPAELPIGIVTAFIGAPFFLFLLLRGRA; from the coding sequence CTGTTGGCGATCTGGCTGTCCCTCGCGCTGGGGCCGGTCAGCCTGCCATTGCTCGATACCCTGCGCGCTGCCTTGCGGTTGATGGGGTTGCCCGTCGATGGCCAGGGGCTGGAACAGGCCGAACTGATCCTGGGGCAGATTCGCCTGCCGCGCACCTTGTTGGGGGTGGCGGTCGGAGGTGTCCTGGCGTTGTCCGGGGTGGCAATGCAAGGGCTGTTCCGCAACCCCCTGGCCGATCCGGGGCTGGTGGGCGTTTCCAGCGGTGCGGCCCTGGGCGCGGCCTTCGCCATCGTTGGCGGCTCGCTGCTAGGGGGCGTGCCGGCAGCAATCGGTCCCTATCTGCTGTCGTTTTGCGCGTTTCTCGGGGGGCTGGTCGTGGCTGCGCTGGTGTATCGCCTGGGCCGGCGCAATGGCCAGACTCATGTGGCGACCATGCTGCTGGCGGGCATTGCGCTGACCGCGCTGGCCAGTTCGGCGGTGGGATTGTTTACCTATCTGGCCGACGACGCGACCTTGCGCACCCTGACCTTCTGGAACCTGGGCAGTCTCAATGGCGCCAGCTATTCAAGGTTGTGGCCACTCTTGCTGATCAGCGTGGCCGTGGCGTTGTGGCTGCCGCGTCGGGCCCAGTCCCTGAATGCCTTGTTGCTGGGGGAGTCGGAAGCCGGCCATCTGGGCGTCGATGTCGAGCGGCTGAAGCGCGAGCTGGTGTTCTGTACCGCCCTGGGGGTTGGCGCGGCCGTCGCCGCCGCCGGGTTGATCGGTTTTGTCGGGTTGGTGGTGCCTCATCTGGTGCGCCTGCTTGCGGGGCCCGATCACCGAACCTTGTTGCCTGCATCGATCCTGGCTGGCGCCAGCCTGCTGTTGCTGGCGGATCTGGTGGCGCGCCTGGCGCTGGCGCCGGCGGAATTGCCCATTGGTATCGTCACCGCCTTTATTGGCGCTCCGTTCTTTCTGTTTCTGTTGTTGCGAGGGCGCGCCTGA
- a CDS encoding hemin ABC transporter substrate-binding protein, whose product MRSTAWVIMLCAGLLCSHIAAAVEQPQRWVSAGGALTEWVSALGAESKLVGVDSTSQHPESLKNLPSIGYQRQLSAEGILSLRPQVLIGTEEMGPPPVLSQMRSAGVQVELFSARADLPALQSNLQHLGKLMGSEDKATQLFEQFAQQLRQQQAWISQAQEKQAAPGVLLLLGHAGGNLLIAGKDTAADWLLRESGGRNLATHKGYKPFSVELLAELNPQVLVFADRSLSGAAARTALFKQNPILASSDAAKAGRVFEVDPTLLVGGLGPRLPYTLKRLSAEFYPAEARNAP is encoded by the coding sequence ATGCGCTCTACTGCCTGGGTGATCATGCTGTGTGCCGGACTTCTGTGCAGCCATATCGCTGCCGCGGTCGAACAGCCGCAGCGCTGGGTGAGCGCTGGTGGAGCCTTGACCGAATGGGTCAGTGCGCTGGGCGCGGAGTCGAAGCTGGTCGGCGTGGACAGCACCAGCCAGCATCCCGAATCCCTGAAGAACCTGCCCAGTATCGGTTATCAGCGCCAGCTGTCGGCGGAAGGCATCCTGAGCCTGCGTCCCCAGGTCTTGATAGGCACCGAAGAAATGGGGCCGCCCCCCGTACTTTCTCAAATGCGCAGTGCCGGGGTACAGGTGGAGCTGTTTTCGGCCCGGGCCGACCTGCCGGCCTTGCAGAGTAACTTGCAGCATCTGGGCAAGCTGATGGGCAGCGAAGACAAAGCTACCCAATTGTTCGAGCAATTTGCACAGCAGTTGCGGCAACAACAGGCATGGATCAGCCAGGCCCAGGAAAAACAGGCTGCGCCGGGTGTGCTGTTGTTGCTCGGGCATGCAGGCGGCAACCTGTTGATCGCCGGCAAGGACACCGCCGCCGACTGGCTGCTGCGCGAGTCCGGCGGGCGCAACCTCGCCACCCATAAAGGGTACAAGCCCTTTTCCGTGGAGTTGCTGGCCGAACTCAACCCACAGGTATTGGTATTTGCCGATCGTAGCTTGAGTGGCGCAGCGGCCCGTACCGCGCTGTTCAAGCAAAACCCGATCCTCGCTTCCAGCGATGCGGCCAAGGCCGGGCGGGTGTTCGAGGTGGATCCGACGTTATTGGTGGGGGGGCTGGGGCCACGTTTGCCGTACACCCTGAAACGGTTGTCTGCCGAGTTTTATCCTGCTGAGGCCCGCAACGCCCCATGA
- a CDS encoding Rieske 2Fe-2S domain-containing protein, with the protein MKFLCASGDLPEASSRGFNLDGHALFAVRRDQRAYVYINRCPHRGVALEWQPDQFLDQSASLIQCATHGALFLIESGECVAGPCAGEHLTALPCREDSQGIWVRL; encoded by the coding sequence ATGAAGTTTCTTTGCGCTTCAGGCGACCTGCCGGAGGCTTCCAGCCGCGGCTTCAACCTCGACGGCCACGCTCTTTTTGCCGTGCGCCGCGATCAGCGAGCCTACGTCTATATCAACCGCTGCCCCCATCGCGGGGTCGCCCTGGAGTGGCAGCCCGATCAGTTTCTCGATCAAAGCGCGAGCCTGATCCAGTGCGCCACCCATGGCGCGCTGTTCCTGATCGAAAGTGGTGAATGCGTGGCCGGCCCCTGCGCGGGCGAGCACCTGACCGCCCTCCCTTGCCGGGAGGACAGCCAGGGTATCTGGGTCCGGCTTTAA
- the sfsA gene encoding DNA/RNA nuclease SfsA, whose amino-acid sequence MRFHPPLEEGRLLRRYKRFLADIETIGGELLTIHCPNTGSMLNCVVEGGQVWFSRSNDPKRKLPGTWEIGETPQGRLFCVNTGRANALVENALRAGVITELNGFTGLKREVAYGQEKSRIDFRLEYPTGPAYVEVKSVTLGFDGTAVAAFPDAVTQRGAKHLRELAHLARDGIRAVQLYCVNLSGIEAVRPAEEIDPAYAAALREAVASGVEVLAYGVRLSAEEMRIERRLDVLLNG is encoded by the coding sequence ATGCGTTTCCATCCTCCCCTAGAAGAAGGCCGACTGCTGCGTCGCTACAAGCGTTTTCTCGCCGATATCGAGACCATCGGTGGCGAGCTGTTGACCATTCACTGCCCCAATACCGGCTCCATGCTCAACTGTGTGGTGGAGGGCGGGCAGGTCTGGTTCAGCCGCTCCAACGACCCCAAGCGCAAACTGCCCGGCACCTGGGAAATCGGCGAAACCCCGCAAGGCCGGTTGTTTTGTGTGAATACCGGGCGGGCTAATGCGCTGGTGGAAAATGCCTTGCGGGCGGGGGTGATTACCGAGCTGAACGGCTTTACCGGCCTGAAACGAGAAGTGGCGTATGGGCAGGAAAAAAGCCGCATCGATTTTCGCCTCGAATATCCGACCGGCCCGGCGTATGTGGAGGTGAAAAGCGTCACCCTGGGATTCGACGGCACGGCAGTGGCGGCCTTTCCCGACGCGGTGACCCAGCGTGGCGCCAAGCACCTGCGGGAGTTGGCCCACCTGGCTCGGGACGGCATCCGCGCGGTGCAATTGTATTGCGTCAACCTGTCGGGCATCGAAGCGGTGCGGCCCGCCGAGGAAATCGATCCCGCTTATGCCGCAGCGCTACGCGAGGCCGTGGCGTCCGGGGTCGAGGTACTGGCTTACGGAGTGCGCCTGAGCGCCGAGGAAATGCGCATCGAGCGCCGCCTGGACGTCTTGCTCAACGGTTAA